GAGGATGAGATCTCATTTTCTGGAATCTTGGCAagccataaattaaaaaatGGCAAGATTCATTCCATCTCACAAAGAAGTGACACGTGCCACATCAATGACAACAATAGTACACACAAAGCATGGTTTGTTGATCAACATCCCATTATTTCTAATGTGGTCCAATTTATTTCGCAGGAACATAGTTGGAGGAATTGAGGATTTATCTCAAAGGCCAATGCAAGCAATACCTTAAATACCAATGGATATGGAAATTACCTCTTGGGAGTGCCGCCGGCCAATCCAAAAAAATATTGCCAAGCTTTGATGAATATCTCTGTCAGCGGTTGAACATATATGTATAGAGTGTCAAACATATTGAAAGGAAAAAATATGTAGGCTATGGACAGTAGGTGTATTTTTTGCACTTGTTTGCCATTGTTTGGCAAGTGTCTTTTATGATGTGTAGAGTTGGGAAAGTGGCTTGAAAGCCAAACTTTGTTGTTGGAAACATGTTGTTTACCTTATACATGCTGCTTGGGATTTGTTTTCATGTATTTGTATTTCTGGGATGTAATGTTTACAAGAGAAACTCTGCCCGGATTtctgtaaaataaattaaaaacaacGGCTAAATAGCCTGTTTTCTTCAATATTATCACAATATGCGATCACCATTGCTCACTATCACCCATACTTTCCAAACAACATCAAAGTATCGGAATACGTAATAAACATGCTCTACACGTTATCAATTCGACTATCAAGACAACACACAATTCCTCTCAAAAATCACATCAGCTGCAAAGGATTCCATGAGCaatgattttatttattcacaATGCTCCATCACTATTTGCAAACAAGTTCAGCGGGGAATGGCTTAAAAGCCTATTCCTCACATATTACAGAAACTTTCTACGAGTCAATATCTCAAAATTAGCCAAAGTGGCTATCCAGCCTACTTTGTACAATACTTCTCATCTATTCCATCTTTATAAAACATCTGTCTCCGGCTGTCGATCTTTCATCTGAGCCGGAGCTAAGATGAAATCCTCCATTTGTAACTTTTCTTCCTCACTGTTATCACATTCATCTTCAAATATTATTTCAGTTCCGTCAATGTCCCACAATTCCTGATATTGTACTTCACTCACCAACTGCTGCAATGTGGCTTTCCATTCGGAAGTTGCAGCCACTTCCATCTCTTCTTTAGTGAACTTAAACATCGACCCCCTCGATAATAGGTCGAACCATGGGTCTAGGAGAGACCATGGCAGTGGGTTTGAGAATTTTTTCAACTACTTTCCGTACTTTCTTGGTGTCCATGTAGACTGCTCCTTGATGTCCATTCATCTTGTAATCACGAATTTTAATAGGTCTGAAGGCTCTATCATAATATCTAGCCTCAATTGCGTTGGAATTAGATTGATACGGCTGCGAATCAGCCTGTACCACTTCCATCTCATCCCTTTTCCACATCAGCAGTAACTGGTGCTTGGATGATGGTACACAATGATTGGTGTGAATCCAATCCCTCCCTAACAAAGCATGGAAGCTAGCACTAGAATTGACTACGAAAAAGGCTGACAGCGAGGATCGGGATCCTACAGTAACATTCGCTAGCAACACTCCCAAAGTTTTTGCAGATTCCCCGGTAAAAGCTGCCACAGAAACTTCGGTGGGAATCAAATCCTCCACCTCCTTCCCCAATTTCTGAAGAATTCTGTATGGCAAAATATTCACAGCAGACCCATTATCTATTAACACTCTAGACAACGACTTTCCATTCACATGTGCTACAATGTAGAGTTGTTTGATATGTCTCGTCATTTCGTTGGAAGGTCGTTTCATCAACACTCTTTTCTCTTCATCGACAAGAACACCGACGCTTTCATTCAAAATATCAGTTTGAATGGATTCTGTACCACTCTGATTTTCAGTGAATACATTGTATTCAAATGTTCTTTTGCGTTTAAACTCCTCTGGCAGCATTAACGAACCAGTGGCACATTCAAATGAAATGAGAATCTGTCCCACCCTGAAAGTAGCTTTCTTGACAACATTACTGTCTTCCTCTGTCAACAAGTCATCATCTTCCTCTTCTTTATCTTCAGTAGTCTTCCTCCCaatttttttcttctctcttaGTGATTCATCCACCTTAGATCTGCGCTCAGCagctttttctctcaacaaACGTCGTTTTTGGGTCCGAGAAAGCAGTTTTAGGAACTTTGGATGCCCTACCCGTTTCCATACACCATTGGGGATTGCTCTGGGAGGAATAACAAAACGAGATTTTCTTTCATATCTATTATTGGTGTCTAGAGGTGGTGGCCTCTGTATTAACTTCTGGAATGACTGTCGGTCACTCCTTCCCTCGCAATTCATTGACCCATGAAACGAAACATTTCCGAGGTGCTGGTTCTCCGGCCTTTTGGCCATAGATCCCCTACTGTACCTCATATTCCTCCCACTATAATACATATCATCTCCACTGTGACAGCGGCCTCTTTCATGAAAAGTTTCTGTCTTGTTCTCCTTTACCTCAAACATCATTTTTCGAAGCAGTGTGGCATACCAAGTAAAAACATTACTAGTCAATGAATTGGGAAACAAACGTAACTTGTAGTTGgaaaaattattcaaattttcTAGTTCTCCACACTGTATTGTAAACCTTGTCACATGTTCCACGTTAGATTGACAGTCTTCCCCCGAGTACAAAGTAAAGTCTGGAATGTGATATCCTCGTGGATAAGGATTTTCACGATCAACAACATCGGGGTATGGCTTATGAAACTCCGGTCGGTTGATTGGCCTCACTCCCGGGCCATACAACCCTTGAATAACATCATGTACAGTCTCGGAGTCCAAGACTGGAGTTTTTCGCAATGGGTGCGGGGAATAATTTGCCCCCCGAGTGTTATTCCCCGAACATGGAACTGAATATCCACGCATTCCCCCATCACCATACATCCCTGGATGTAAGTTAGGAGACATCACAGAGAACATATTACCAGCCATTTGTTTATTGTTACTGCAATTTTGGAATTTTAACTCCAATTCCTCATCCTTTTTGTGCAGATGAGTGTACTTTCCTTCCCTGGCAGATTCAGGAATCAGTGCTTCTCCCAAGCGACGATTTTCACCTGCTTGAGGAATCTCCGATCCTTGGCCTTGATCTTTAAATAGTTTAGTGTACGCTTCTTGAAGTTTATCATTTTCTGATGTAACAACCTCTCCTTTTGCAGACTTCCTCCATTCCTTCATCTCTGCCACAAATTCCATCATAACAGTAGCGAAAGCTTGGGTCATTTCTCTTAGATCACTGGGGATATTCTTTTCCATAGTCACCATGAAGTTTTTTGAAGGTCCATCACCACCAGAAACGACAACTCCTTCCTTCATAGTCTCCTCTTCGAACTGATGAACAAGTCTTTCAACAGTTCTTCCATCTGCATCAGTTTCCTGAAAATATTCTTGTGAGCGATGACTTTTCCCCTGTGATGAAGGAATTCCTTCACTCTTCTCAGTACGCTTTGGAGGCATTGGGTCCCACTGGGCGTGCCAACTTGTTTGTCACGAaaatttgcgggcgtgccaggcacgtgtTCGTGCCAAATGTGAATTAATCTGACTTCGTTTACCAAGCGTTGTGAATCTCGATTCGGTCGTAAGTTCTAACTCCTTCGAAATGGCTCCAAACTAAACGCATAAACTGTGGAAATAAAGAAATTATGCAGGGAATCCATGAacaacatcaaacttaaatatgTTGTTATGAAATTTGATCAACATTTTACAAGAAAGTCGAAGGAAtacataaaaattcaaatacttGGCTGCTGGAAATTGAAATAAACAAACGTAGAATTGATGGAATTCTGCAGAAACTTTGCTGTGTATTTTTGTGTTGATTTGTCGGGAGCTTTCTCTGATTCCCTTCCCTCTCTTTTTGTCACATTCCGCACATCTCCACGATCTCCCCGCGTTCTTCCACGATCTTCCATATTGGGTACTGGCCGTAAGTTGCAACAACATTCTTCCGCTGGGCCAACTGCAAATACATTGGGCTTCATCTGTTGGCTTCTTCTGTTGGGATTTATAACTATTTTTTAGGCacaacacatatatatacaagcGACGCATGTAAAAGGGCGCTGGTATTAAAGTATTCTTTTGTAAGTAGTTATTGTGCAAACAATCAaaagttaaaattataattataagagtttaaaataattaattataataaaatgataaataaatctCCATCCCAATATTTAAATGTGTGTTCAGTCCCTGTCAGACATATTCTTTTTTGCAGTCCTGACTAACCCAAACAATATTTGTGAACCTTACATGTATTTTTTGGATGAAATTCGgtcaaaatattgaaaatttgaaacaaatatataaaatattagaactaaatattttaaatctaaCACTAGTATATGATTTTTTGAGTACTCAAATATTTATAacaaattatgatattattgacACATTTTTTCAAATGAAATTTTCGACACAAAACTTTGAAAatctgatattaatatattatatttgaattacaaaatatttcatatcTCGCACTTAATATATGATACTACGTAATGACCGTGATCATCCCTCCTTTGGGCCGCCAACACTCGGGTCAAAGTCATGTATCATAAGTCACATTGTTATCTCACTTTTAGTTGCTATCATTTTTTTCAACACTCGAACTCAATACCTCCGGATCAAATACATCGTTTTTTGAGTGAACGCGATTGatctcttttattattattattattattataatgacAATGAGCATCCCCTTTTTAGGCCCCTAATGCATGGGCCAAAGCTCTCATGAGATTTCATGCACAATTATTactcattattttatttcactCGTGATAATAGTTTTTCTCGAATTTTCCAATATTCGAACTCATTACCTTCTTTGAGTTTCAATTCCAATTGAGCTCACTGATGTAGGACCCTGGGTCATCAACTAGAATAAATTTAGATTTTCGTGGAGAATTGAAAAATATTCCAAAGAGAAAGTGATTAAGTACTAtttctttttataaaaaaagttTCCAACGAAAAACAGCAGCATCTCAGCTATATTTTAGCCATCCCCAAAACGTGAACGTACGTAGTGCTAAATAATATAACAGGCCAACCAACTATTGCCAAATAAACatctcaaataaaataaaagttccTGCAAATGCTACTCCACCAAGGCTCAACATGTAAGAATGACATGAATCCATGATGCAACAATGCGTGTTTTTCTCAAAGAATTCTAAGCAATTTCATATTCATagctagggatgtaaacgaaccaaacagtttgtgagctattcgaaattcgattcgataaaagctcgtttgaggaggctcgttaagataaacaaaccaaactcaagttttacagtattcggctcgttagctcgtgaacatgttcgttggtaagttcGTGAGTAATATTTTAGATGAAAAATAatggttttgatatttgattttttgattttgcatattatttatatagaaaaatctattaaatttatttattataataaatttacaaattttaataagaatagtatattttttttaaaatatataatttactttttaattaatttaatgaaaatttaaatgtataattcatatttattaagcttgtttaggctcgataaaggattgaataagctcgtgagccatgcatatattcgttaaataaagctcgagcccggttcgattataaacgaaccaagctcaaacattcaagagttatgctcgactcgactcgattacatccctatTTATAGCATCAATAAGTCAAATATCGcattcaaaaaaatataataaaacaaCGCATTCACACACGTACATCTCGATAGATACTATATTTACATCTCGGTAGATACTCTTATCTTTCATACGTTACCAGGTCGTAACATATCTTGTATTTGTCGAAAAGATATCGCAGCTAGGTGAACTGGTGCAAGGAATTCGACGATAATATGCAATTTAACTAATTATACCTCATAGAAGTTACATGTATATAAATTATTCAGATGGATAGGGAATTTTCTATTTAACTACTAATAAGACCAGATTACCTCTTCTTACATTTTCTAGTTTGATTTATTAGTATTATTTATAAATTGCTATTAACTATCATTTTATATTACCTATTTTGATCTAAAAATCATATTTGATCaatttaagtaatttttactTCTTACCCAACCTTTTCTTTCCCACAATTAAGATTATATAAGTTTAGTTTTCTACtatttaatattaaattctaCCTAATCCTTCTAGAAATCAAGCAGGAGAGAGCTGCTAAATATTTCAACTTCCATATATCACAGTAGCTAGCATAATTTGTGGTCAGAAAAGTTAGCAACATAGCTATATATTAATCCAGTAATCAAAAATTCTGATTAGTTTTTAGTTTATATGAATCTCTACCAAGTCTGGACAAAACCTATTGCTCCTCACCTATAAAATTGGATTATGGCAGATTGGATTAAGGAAAAAATACTCCAAATAATAGATatcttgtgagacagtttcacggaTTTTTATTCTTGAGACGGATCAATTCtgctcatatttataataaaaattaatatttttttatagatgatcCAAACATATCTCACGGGAGTTTTCGTGTGCTCGAAAACTCATTTAGTTTAAATTCATGATCGTTTCTGCATCTCTTTTGAAATATAGATTGTCCATATATCACCTAGTTGCTTAAATACAAAAGTCAATTCACGTTGAAAATCTAAAAATGGATGTAGCCAAATAAAACAAGGTACTACTCTTAAACGCTCAAAAAGTTGTGGGATTGAAGGAATACGCTCGCACGATGTGATTCTTTGGAAGAAAAATGGTTGAAAACGGCTACAAGTAGTGGGTTTATGGGGTAAGAGTCGAGCCCATTTTCTCTTCCCTTTTTATttgttattaattaattctTCTATTTCGTTTTATCTAATATAATAATCTATTCTTTTAATATTGgagttattttaataaatttaaaatacacaaaaatattatcatttaaaatacattattcGAAATCAAATTCATCTAAATTAATTACTCCAAGcacgtatatatataatatatattgagCCGAATACAATTTATTATAGGACCCACAATGTCATGGAGGACCACAATTCCAAATATCACTCTCATGTCAGCCTAAGGCTGAGTTGTGACACACCCACAACGGGTTTTGTACATGTTAAcacattatttatatatatatatatatatatatatatatatatatatatatatatattgagaaGATAAATCATCATCCTTCATTCAACAATGATGTATGAATAAGTGATCATGATTCATCACTCATCATATGTGTGGACGAACACGCTACCCACATAGATAGAATCCCCATAACGAGCAATTTATTCCCACTTTCAACAAAATCATTCTACTGCTAACTACCAAATCCATGTATTATACAGAGGAAAACACACTTTCttttttcatgaaataaatctcaCACATAAGAATTACATTGTATTTTTGTacaaaattcacaaatttatcaATGTGTCTCACTGTTAATATCGTAGTTTAGTTCGATCTCCAGCACATAATCATCGCTCTTAACATCATATCCAACAATTGTTCGACCTCACAAAAACGATTAGATCTTTTTATTGatcgacaaaaacttgtgtgagacggcaTCACGagccgtattttgtgagacaaatctcttattatAGTCATTcatggaaaaatattactttatattgtgaatatcggtaagattgacccgtatcacagataaagattcatgagaccgtctcaaaagAAGTCTACTCTTTCCGATCATTGGATTAAATGTTTGGATATTAACCCGAACATATGACTCTAAATGAAATCATCATTCTCATGTTAGGACAATGAAGTTAACACCATGAAAAATACAGCACATACactatccaaaaaaaaaaaaagaattcatCTCACCGACACTTTCTGGGCCAACGATAGCATTAATCAATTCGATTACTTATattatcattaaaaaaaaattgcaaatcTGAACATGATTCGCtgataaaaacaaataaatcagAGATTCAAACAACTAGTTGATCTACAAAAATGAGTAAATTGATTATAATAGAAATAAAGTAAAAGTATGCATTGAAAAAgtgttttaattaaacaaatcgGAAGCATGGTGGGATTTATAAAGGAATCTAGGGATGAATGAGATCTGTATGAATGTGATGAGAAAAGGGTGTGTGAAGAACAACTCCATGTGTAATCTGACATATAATATGGAAAATTCAAGTTATTGCGAGGCTACAGAAACTCTCTCCTGGCGGCGTATCCGTATTCCGAGCGGCGGAGGTTCTGCTGTCGCTTCTTGTAAACAAACGCTCCGATTCCAACAATGGACGCCGCGCCGATGACTCCGATCGCGATACCAGCTTTCTTCCCTCCGCTCATCCCACCAGAGGACCCGTCGTCCGACTCATCCGCATTCGTCTGATTCTCATGGTTAACGCCGCCGTTGCCCACAGGTACCGGCGGAGGAGACTTCTGTTCATCTGCCGCTGGGGATGGAGCAGGGGAAGGGGAGGGAGTTTGGGGTGGAGGCGCGGGAGGGGAGTAATGGCTGTTGGCGGGAGACGGTGAAGGGGTACCCGGCGGAGGTGAGAGGACTCCTGCAGGAGACTGAGGGGAAGGGGAAGGAGAGTACTCCGGCGCGGCGGCGGAAAAGGGATGGACGAGGAGGAGGAATGCAGAGAAGAAAAGGGCTAGAAAGCGGGTTTGACTTGGGGAGAAAGATGGAGAAGCCATTGCAGAAGCAGAAGGAAGATGTGAAGAATTGGGGGATTTAATCAATGGGAGACGTGATGTGATTAATgtgttaaatataataattattaaagaaATCTTGGGATCTAAGAGTTTGAATAGGAGAGGGAGCGGATCTAGGGGAGGCCAGCCAAATATCAACGGAATTCGGGTGTTTTaagataatatatatacatataatataaaatCTTGTCCTTTTATCTCAACTTGTTCAAtcagttttttttatttaaaatactcaCCCTTTGCTTTCTCTTCtaaaataaaaactaatatatattaaataatttgatcaattattttgatttaaattaataaacttTGTGAGCAATGTTGAGAAAGAGggaaaaaatgagtttttgtttGAAAAAAAAGTATTGTTATTACTTTGTTTGAAAAtaatgatattttcacttgtttattttttaaaccatttttaaattatatatatatatatatatatatatatatatatatatatatattgcatgattgGTCTTGTAgttttgtcattttatgatttCGATCAATATGttttcaaatttcagttttaatctTCTACCTTCCGAGTTTTTATGATTTTAGTCTTTTTTCATCCGGAGTGGTGATATGAGACTATATACATCAGCGTCACATTAGTTCTACGTcagaaaaatgactaaaattgattttttaaaaaaataacaaaatatcgaACTAAAACTTAGCAAGTTTCCTTATAAATATACAATTATTGTGTTTCTCTTGACCACTTCATGACCATTTATCTTCACATGCATGGCTTTTAATCTTTTTTGGTTCTAAATGAATATATAGCCCAATAGTACCGATCATGTTTTCTTTGTTTGAATGTTGCTGCAAAGTGcaaggtttttttttaaaaagtaatttagttttaaaaaaaattcaaaaataatttaagaaaaaaaaattgcaattcTACTGCAATTCGCGTTTATCAAACGtggacgctgctccacgtgaGCACCGTCCGCGCTTCGTAAGCGCGGACGgtaatatatgttttttttttaaagctttTCGATTTTTATTGTCCGCTCATTTCGTTTACGTACGCTGCCTGAAAATTATTTTCACGTGAAAGCTGAAACTCTGAAATGATAATTTCAGAGTCAAAGCTGAGACTCTCGAAAATCACGTGAAGACCAATAATTCAAATATGAATAGTCTTCACATTTCTTCTCCTATATAATTGATGAAAATTCAACGAATGAGTTATCAACTTTCTCCtcaattttctctcaattttcattGGCAAAATTTCTAACATCGACGTACTCTTATATTTTGGTGGTCATGTAGTTAGCGATAATGTATCGATTGAATATAGCATTCCATTTGTTAGACCGATACGAGTATTACGATCTATTAATTTGATGGATTTAGTTGAAGTTGTGCATGAAATGTTAGCAATCAATCCAGCGAATTTTTCTCTGGAGATGTCAACAAAGTATTCATTCATGGAGAGAGCATCTTGGCATGGAATTCTCTCGTTGATGACGATGCTTTACAGCTTATAATACAATGTGACAATATGCATGTTTGGCATCTGTACGTGGAAgcaaattcaattgagcataATGTTGGATTTGATGAGCCTGAATCCTACGTTTCACATGCATCCGATTCAGGTTTTTATAACCAACCCGGTACGTCTACATATGGTGGTTTCCAGGAGCAAGAATATTATGTTCCACAGGTTACTGAAGGACTCGGTAATATGAGTTTCGATGATGTAAGTGGGCCTTGGGACCAATATATAAATGTCTCGTCGGAACAGAATAATGCTCCATGTTGGCCGAATCCAATATTAGATACGAGTGCTCGTTGTCCGGATCAGGCCAATAATGATGATATTTGGAGGACTGATTCCGAACCCGATATGTCATACAGCGagtctgaagaagaagaagtaaaTGTTGATGATGAAGTGAATACTTTTACAAATCTTGATAAGGGGACATCATCTCGACAACTACCACGTGACACATTACAGAGGCAGACCGTACCATTTATGTCAAACATTTCTGAAATGCCATCATTTTTCGATAAATTTTTTGGGGAAGAGCTTCCTGATTCTGTCGTTGTTCTTTGTGGAGTGCAATCAAGCTATTACAATCCGGATAGAGGTGAATTATGCGTTAATATGTCATTTAAAGATAAGAATGATCTTATTGCATTTGTCAAAGATTATTCAGCCATAGTTGTCAGGCGTGAGTACCGTGTCGTGGATAGCTCACGCAGTTTGTGGAAGTTACGTTGTAAAAATAATTCTTCTACGGCTATTTGTCGATGGGGACTTTGCGCTTCTTTGAAGGCCAAGACTGGTTAttggaaaataacaaaatatgacGGGCCTCACACATGTAT
This Primulina eburnea isolate SZY01 chromosome 2, ASM2296580v1, whole genome shotgun sequence DNA region includes the following protein-coding sequences:
- the LOC140824689 gene encoding uncharacterized protein, which encodes MASPSFSPSQTRFLALFFSAFLLLVHPFSAAAPEYSPSPSPQSPAGVLSPPPGTPSPSPANSHYSPPAPPPQTPSPSPAPSPAADEQKSPPPVPVGNGGVNHENQTNADESDDGSSGGMSGGKKAGIAIGVIGAASIVGIGAFVYKKRQQNLRRSEYGYAARREFL